In a single window of the Blastopirellula retiformator genome:
- a CDS encoding thioredoxin family protein produces MLVRFLSLIAVGCCVSLVAAGEYNPVKSVGDKAPAWNDLPGVDGKEHSLTDLAAKDVVVVAFTCNTCPYAVDYEQRLKQLGQKYAAADSRVAVVAINCNRTEEDSLDAMKDRAKERNFAFAYLSDLSQESGKQFGATRTPEFFVLNKRREIVYMGALDDSTDVDKAKTNYVQLAIDAALKGELPEKTETIPIGCNIRYKRSRR; encoded by the coding sequence ATGCTCGTTCGTTTTCTCAGTTTGATTGCGGTTGGCTGCTGCGTTTCGCTCGTGGCGGCCGGTGAGTACAACCCGGTGAAAAGCGTTGGCGACAAAGCGCCGGCCTGGAATGATCTGCCAGGCGTCGATGGCAAAGAGCATTCGCTGACCGATCTCGCGGCGAAGGATGTGGTGGTCGTCGCGTTTACCTGCAACACCTGTCCTTATGCGGTTGACTACGAACAGCGCCTGAAGCAACTGGGCCAAAAGTACGCCGCCGCTGATAGCCGAGTCGCCGTGGTGGCGATCAATTGCAATCGCACGGAAGAGGACTCGCTTGATGCGATGAAGGACCGCGCGAAAGAGCGGAATTTTGCGTTCGCCTACCTTTCCGATCTCTCGCAAGAGAGCGGCAAGCAGTTTGGCGCGACGCGGACGCCCGAGTTCTTTGTGCTGAACAAGCGGCGTGAAATAGTTTATATGGGCGCCCTCGACGACTCGACCGACGTCGACAAAGCGAAAACCAACTACGTGCAACTGGCGATCGACGCCGCATTGAAAGGTGAGCTTCCCGAGAAGACCGAGACGATCCCGATCGGTTGCAACATCCGCTACAAACGATCGCGTCGCTAG